TTTCCAGCTGCAATTACAATTTGGATATGTATTTAACTTTAGCTCAACATTTATGAATATCACGTTGTTAGGGGTTATTATTGGTGGAACTTTAATCGGTTTATTAGGTAGTTACCTGTCAACAAGGAAGATGATTAAAAATGCGTAAAGTCATCATTAGTGGCGTTGTACTTTTGTTTATAGGCTTAGCAGTTATAAACCCCAAAACTTCTGCACATGTGGCAGGTGTCTTCCATGACTTTTTGCTAGGTATTGGAGAAGGCACAGAAGAAGAGCTAAAGCGTGAATTGGAAGAGACAAGGCAAGAGATTGAAAGGTTAGAGCCGCAGGTTGAACAGTTAAAGAGTGAATACGACGTGCAAGAGGATGAAGCAGTTGCTCAACTGACGTTTTATCAAAGTATTGGCTTAGACACATATATGAATTTTATCCTTCAATCTGAAGAATTCATTGATGTGTTAGCAAACCAACGTATCGTAGAAAAACATCTTGATGAATTCTTAACAGATTTAAATGATCTTTATTTAATGTATCGTCAATTAGAGGTGATGGAAGCATCGTTAAGAGGTCATGAGGAACTGTTGAAAATCATTTCGGGGAACTTAAAAGGCCGTCAAAAATTCATGGAAGAACATGAACATTTACAAGACCGTCCTGGAATGTTAGCGAGAGCTGTTCATTACCAATGGTCTTTTAGAACGGAGCGATTCGGGACGTTATTAGAAAGGGATCACTTCCTTGTAAAAGACGAACTTGACTCACTTATAAAAAATGTAGGCGCGTATTATGTTATTGAGGAAGAAGACTTTAATGAACGAACTCACGTCGATTATTTGTTTAGGTCAGACCATGTTTACATTCACCATCAGACAGAGGATGCTCACGTTGTCTTAGTTGCGTTATTTATTAATGAAGATGGACAAGTAAAGCTTGATTTAGAAGCAGGATTTATTGATGGAATGGCAATTGGACAAGACATATTAGAAGAACTCTTTACGATTGAATTTGCATTTTCAGAAATAGATGGTGAACCTGAAAGTTTTCACGTTGAGCATTTAAATGGTTCGATTCAAATTCATCCGATCTATCAAAGTGAGGAATAAAACGGGGGATCAATATGAAGAAACGTATTTTTTTATTAACAATTATTTTTACTCTTTTATTTAGTCTTAGAGGATTTGCTCATGTTGAAAATGAAGCGACTATTTATGATGATATTGAGCTCTCGGATGCGAAAGAGGAAATTGTAATTTTAAGAGCATTAAATGTTATCCCATTTGAAAGTGGTGCAAACCTTTATCGTCCGCAAGAAATACTAACGAGAGCAGATTTAGCACATTGGGCGGCTTCATTTAAAGGTCTAGAAGTAGAGGGGCATAGCGATGATCAGAGTCACGACGGTCACGGGCATAGTCATGGTAGTAGTCAATCACCAGAAGAATACCAGCAGCTTGCATTAGAAGAAGGCTTGGTTGAAGATCTCGACGGAAATGCGACATATGAAGATATTGCCCGTGCGTATTTTGGAGATGCTGATGTTGAATTAGATGAGATCGGTGAAGAAGTGACAAGAGAAGACTTTGCAATATTTATGGGAGAGTTTTTCGATGAAGAAGTAAATGGTGGGACTCTTTTTTATGCTGCAGATTTTATTGAAGGTCCAGTAGGTAAAATTGAGGCAGTTGAAGCAGATAGAGTAGGAGAAGCAGAGAGTGCTTATGACCGTTTTCGTATCACTGTAGACGGTAAAGACTATCAAATACACCATCACCCGAAAGTATTTAATGGGGCCGTTGATGCGAGAGCATGGGAAGGACGTTATCTTGTTCAATCTTGGTACAGTGATGAAGAAGAAGGGTTAGAGATCTTATTGATTGATGATGAAATGGCTGCTGATGATATTGTTGACGACGAAAGTGGAGATAACACGGAAGAAGGGGAACTTGAACAGGTTGCTTCTGACATTACAGAAGAGCAACCTTCTGAAGAAAATGTAGACGAAGAAGAAGAGTCCGCTGATTTTCCTATGTTTATCGTTATCATTGGTGCACTGTTAGCGGTTGTTTTAGGCTGGCTTTTCATGAAGAAAAAATAGAAAAATAGTTTTTGAGAGTAAGTGATATGGTAGGGAGAACTTCCCTTCATATCACTTTTTTTCGAGAAATTCTATTATATAAATGCATGCAAGACTTGTCATGACATCACTTTTACTCATAATTTTGTAGTTATAGAGGTAGTGTGTGACTGTCCTTTACAATTTCTTGAATTTTTTCTGCTTCAACCGGTTTACTTAAAAAATACCCTTGCATGCCCCCGCAATCATGTTCTCTTAAAAATGAAATGGTTTCACTGTCCTCTACACCCTCAGCAATAACATGTATTTTTAAGTCTTTTCCTAGTTGTAATAGAGATTTAACGATTGACGTATCAACTTTATTTTTTGGAATCTCTTTAATAAAGGTTCGGTCAATTTTCATATAATCTGTAGGGATGATTTTCAAGTAATTTAATGAAGAATACCCAGTTCCAAAATCATCAAGTGCAACTTTGAAACCAAGTCCTTTAAGTCTTTTTAAGAATTGGATCGATGTCTCTAAATTATACATCACCATCGTTTCTGTCACTTCAAACTCGACATAAACAGGATCTATTCTATACTTTTTCATTAATTCTAATATATCTTCTAAGAAGAATTTTTGAGAAAGTTGTTTTGCAGATAAGTTGATTGCAACACTTAGCTTCATGCCTTCTTGATGCCAAATTTGCAGCTGTTTAAATGACTGTTCAATTACCCAATGTCCAAGCTTTGAAATATACCCCATCTCTTCAGCGATTGGAATAAAATCAGCTGGTGAAATCAGTCCTCGTTCAGGGTGGTGCCACCGTACAAGTGCCTCTACTCCATCTATCCTCTCGTTGTGAAAATCATACCGTGGTTGGTAATAAAGCTTTAATTCATTCCTTTTAATACTATCTTTCAGTTCGTGTTCAAGCCTGAATGAATCGACTTTTAATTTGGATTCTTCTAAGTAAAACTTATAATTATTCCCGCCAGAATCTTTGGCCGTATACATGGCAATATCAGCATGCTTAAAAAGTGCAGTAATATCGTGGGCATCTTCTTGGTAAATAGAAACGCCCATGCTAAATGACACTTCAATCTTTTGGTGATGAATGTCGTATGGCAGACTAATTTCTCGCCTGATCCCATCTAATATAAGGCATAAGTGCTCGATGTTTTGGTATGAGGTGATCACAATCGTAAACTCGTCACCGCCAAGCCGATAAACTTTCACTGGATACGTATGAACAGAAGCGTGAAGGCGCTTTGCTAACTGGTGTAACAGTTCATCACCGAAGTGGTGCCCAAACGTGTCGTTAATCGTTTTGAAACGGTCAATATCTAAAATAATCAGGGCAATGTTAACATCTTCTTTGTTAATTACCTTTTCTAAGTCTTGATTTAATCTATAGCGATTCGGTAAGTTCGTTAAGAAATCATGACTAACAAGGTGGTTTAACTTTTTTTCATTATTTTTCAGTGTTTCAATGTGGCGTTTTTTTTCTTCGACCCATTCATTGTATATCGTTTCGTTTTGGCGAAAATATTTTTGGATGAAAAAATAGAGCACGATTGAAGTGATGAAAATATACAATAAACCCTTTGTTGTTTGAAGAACAACACCTGCTTGAGAATCATCAAACAAACGAAAAACTGCATGATCAGTAAAGGTTATCCATAACGTTCCTAAAATGAAATACACAAGGCAAATTTTAAAAACACTGCGATTTGAGGAAGGATGTTTGCTTTTCTGCATGTTCATTCTCCTATTCATAAATAAAGCGAGTTTGCATGGCGTTCGTTAAAGTGTCATTTATTTCTTACAGTTTATTATAACAAGTTGTATGGAAAGTTTCTAAAATTCAAATTTAATTTTTGGCATGATCCGAAGTGAAAAATGGTTATTCAACGGGTGTAAAAGGAATGATAAAAGAAGAAGTAGTGATGTTACTTTCAATATTGACTAGCTTGTATATACAAGCTATACTTTCTGTGTGAACGGTGCAGAAAATGTGGTTACACATTAAAAATATTCTCGTTCGTGCTTGATTATGAGCGAATGGAACCAAATATCAAGTTGTTTCTGTTGTTTATTAGAGACAATTTTTTATATTTGAAGCTTAATAATGACAAGCTTTTGTATAGTCAATTTTAGGAGGTTACATAAATGAGTTTAAATGAATGGTGGAGACGTTCTGTCGTCTATCAAATTTATCCGAAAAGCTTTAATGATACGATGGGAACGGGTGTAGGTGATTTACAAGGAATTATTGAGAAACTCGATTATTTAAAGGAACTTGGCGTTGATGTGATATGGCTGACTCCTGTCTATAAGTCCCCGCAAAAAGATAATGGATACGATATTAGTGATTACTATAATATCCATGAAGAGTATGGGACGATGGAAGACTTCGATCAACTTCTTGAAGAAGCGCATAAACGAGATCTTAAAATTATTATGGACATCGTGGTGAACCACACGTCAACAGAGCATAAGTGGTTTAAAGAGTCTCAGTCGTCAAAGGATAATCCATATCGAAACTATTACATTTGGAAGGATCCTGTTGACGGGAAAGAACCAACCAACTGGCAGTCAAAGTTCGGAGGCAATGCTTGGGAGTATGATGAGAAAACAGGCCAATATTATTTGCATTTATTTGATGTAACGCAAGCCGATTTAAACTGGGAAAACGAAGAAGTCCGTGAAAACGTTTATGAAATGATGCACTACTGGTTTGAAAAAGGTGTTGATGGCTTCCGTCTTGATGTCATTAACCTTATTTCAAAAGATCAAAGCTTTCCTAATGATGACGGATCTGTTGCTCCTGGAGATGGTCGGAAGTTTTACACAGATGGACCGAGAGTACATGAATTTATGCAAGAAATGAACAAAAAAGTTTTCTCAAAGTATGATGTGATGACAGTTGGGGAAATGAGTTCAACGACGATAGACCATTGCATCAAATATACACGTCCTGATCGAAATGAATTGAGCATGACATTTAACTTTCATCATTTGAAGGTAGACTACCCGAATGGTGAAAAGTGGACAACTGCTCCATTTGATTTTAAAGCGCTAAAACAAATCCTTTCTACATGGCAAGTCGAGATGAATAAAGGTGGTGGTTGGAATGCACTATTTTGGTGTAACCACGACCAGCCAAGAATTGTGAGTCGTTACGGAAATGATGAAGAGTACCATAATGAATCGGCAAAAATGCTTGCAACAACGATTCATATGATGCAAGGTACGCCTTACATTTACCAAGGCGAAGAATTTGGGATGACAAACCCGAAGTTTGAAACAATTGACGCATATCGTGATGTTGAAACCCTTAATATTTATAAAGAAATGAAAGAAAACGGTGTGCCTCAAGAGCGGATTATGGAAATCATTAAAGAAAAATCCCGTGATAATTCGCGTACGCCTGTTCAGTGGAATGATTCTACTAATGGAGGATTCACAGAAGGAACGCCGTGGATTCCTGTGGCGTCTAACTATAAAAAGATTAATGCAGAAGCTGCATTAAAAGATGAACAATCGGTTTTTTATCATTATAAAAAACTCATTCAACTAAGAAAAGAGTTAGACATTTTAACTTACGGAGATTATAACCTCATTCTTGATGATGATGACCGCTTATTTGCTTATGTGAGAGAAATGGAAGGTGAGAAGTTGCTCGTGATTAATCATTTTTATGACGGCGAAGCAACGTTTGAAGCTCCAGAAGGACTAGGAATAAACAACTATCATGTTGAGCTTATTGTTTCAAACTATACCGATTCACCAGAAGACCCTCGGTCAATAACATTACGACCGTATGAGTCATTAGTTTATCATTTGAAAGAAGCATGATAAACTGAATACGGTGATGCCGCATGAAAAATAAGTATATCCAAATCTATCGTGAAATTGCAGATGACATTCGTGAGGGAAAATATGCCCCTCAATCAAAGCTTCCGTCAGAACATGAGTTTATGGACATCTTTAACACTTCCAGGGAAACGATTCGCAAAGCATTGACCTTACTTGCTGAGAATGGTTTTATTCAAAAAGTTCAAGGGAAAGGTTCAATTGTTCTTGATGCTAGGAAGTTTGATTTTCCGATCTCGGGACTCGTTAGCTTTAAAGAGTTAGCAGAACGACTTGGAGATAATCATCAAACACATATTGAAAATCTGGAAACGATCTTTCCTGATGAAAATCTTCAACAGCATTTGCAAGTTGGACCTCAAGAACAAGTGTGGGAAGTTCATCGTGTTCGAGAAATTGATGGTGAGCGAATTATTTTAGATAAAGATTACTTAAACAAACAGTACATTGAATCATTGACGAAGGAAATTTGTGAAAGCTCGATTTATGCTTATATCGAAAAAGAGTTAGGATATACAATAAGTTTTGCGAAAAAGGAAATCGTTGTTGAAGAACCGACAGAAGGTGATCGATCCCTACTCGATTTGGATGGTTTTGCTAATATTGTTGTTGTAAAGAACTACGTTTATTTTGATGATGCGACCCTTTTTCAATATACTGAATCACGCCACCGGCCAGATAAGTTTCGTTTTGTAGACTTTGCAAGACGAACTGGACGGTAACAATGAGCACCTCAGCATAACATATGCTGGGGTGTTTTTAATTTAAGTGCCAGGAACCTGGAAATAAAATACCAGGTTCCTGGCACTTTTTTTATACTTTAAGAATTTTTAACTTTGATAAAGGATTAAAGTAACTGCTCCTGCGGTTACTCGTCGCAGGTCGAAGTAGCTCAGGGTAGTAGGGCTGTGTGCTCCTGCGGTTACTCGTCGCAGGTCGAAGTAGCTCAGGGTAGTAGGGCTGTGTGCTCCTGCGGTT
The Bacillus shivajii DNA segment above includes these coding regions:
- a CDS encoding putative bifunctional diguanylate cyclase/phosphodiesterase is translated as MQKSKHPSSNRSVFKICLVYFILGTLWITFTDHAVFRLFDDSQAGVVLQTTKGLLYIFITSIVLYFFIQKYFRQNETIYNEWVEEKKRHIETLKNNEKKLNHLVSHDFLTNLPNRYRLNQDLEKVINKEDVNIALIILDIDRFKTINDTFGHHFGDELLHQLAKRLHASVHTYPVKVYRLGGDEFTIVITSYQNIEHLCLILDGIRREISLPYDIHHQKIEVSFSMGVSIYQEDAHDITALFKHADIAMYTAKDSGGNNYKFYLEESKLKVDSFRLEHELKDSIKRNELKLYYQPRYDFHNERIDGVEALVRWHHPERGLISPADFIPIAEEMGYISKLGHWVIEQSFKQLQIWHQEGMKLSVAINLSAKQLSQKFFLEDILELMKKYRIDPVYVEFEVTETMVMYNLETSIQFLKRLKGLGFKVALDDFGTGYSSLNYLKIIPTDYMKIDRTFIKEIPKNKVDTSIVKSLLQLGKDLKIHVIAEGVEDSETISFLREHDCGGMQGYFLSKPVEAEKIQEIVKDSHTLPL
- the treC gene encoding alpha,alpha-phosphotrehalase, which codes for MSLNEWWRRSVVYQIYPKSFNDTMGTGVGDLQGIIEKLDYLKELGVDVIWLTPVYKSPQKDNGYDISDYYNIHEEYGTMEDFDQLLEEAHKRDLKIIMDIVVNHTSTEHKWFKESQSSKDNPYRNYYIWKDPVDGKEPTNWQSKFGGNAWEYDEKTGQYYLHLFDVTQADLNWENEEVRENVYEMMHYWFEKGVDGFRLDVINLISKDQSFPNDDGSVAPGDGRKFYTDGPRVHEFMQEMNKKVFSKYDVMTVGEMSSTTIDHCIKYTRPDRNELSMTFNFHHLKVDYPNGEKWTTAPFDFKALKQILSTWQVEMNKGGGWNALFWCNHDQPRIVSRYGNDEEYHNESAKMLATTIHMMQGTPYIYQGEEFGMTNPKFETIDAYRDVETLNIYKEMKENGVPQERIMEIIKEKSRDNSRTPVQWNDSTNGGFTEGTPWIPVASNYKKINAEAALKDEQSVFYHYKKLIQLRKELDILTYGDYNLILDDDDRLFAYVREMEGEKLLVINHFYDGEATFEAPEGLGINNYHVELIVSNYTDSPEDPRSITLRPYESLVYHLKEA
- the treR gene encoding trehalose operon repressor, with amino-acid sequence MKNKYIQIYREIADDIREGKYAPQSKLPSEHEFMDIFNTSRETIRKALTLLAENGFIQKVQGKGSIVLDARKFDFPISGLVSFKELAERLGDNHQTHIENLETIFPDENLQQHLQVGPQEQVWEVHRVREIDGERIILDKDYLNKQYIESLTKEICESSIYAYIEKELGYTISFAKKEIVVEEPTEGDRSLLDLDGFANIVVVKNYVYFDDATLFQYTESRHRPDKFRFVDFARRTGR